Genomic window (Isachenkonia alkalipeptolytica):
ATTTTTCTTTTTCGATTTCGGTGCCCTGGTATTTTTCTCATAAGACATTTTTTCTTCCCCCTAGTATTTAAGGTCTATAATTGCTAATCATAATATATTATACCATTTATTCTCGAATTTCCATAAAAAAAACTAAAAAAGGACCAAAGTAGCACAAAGGGGTGGCCCGAAAAGCCAGGCAATACCAACCCCAAAAGAAATACAAAAGAAATGTAAAAGAAACGCAAGAGAAAAATGCAGTAAAAAAAGAACCCGGCAATTCGGGTCCCTTTTCAAGGAAATTTCTATTTTTTAAATATCTCAACGTAGATCCATTCATCCTTAGGAGTCTGTTCCAGCTTGTACTGAACCTCCACTCCCGATAATTCCTCCCTAAGCTTATATTTTTTTGAGGGATTATAAACAATTACCTGATCCTGCTCCACATCAAAGTTCCAAAGATGCGCCCCCCGATACCCTTGTGAAAGCCCTTCGTTTCGCCGGTGCAGCAGTACTGCATAACGTTGGGGTTTTATGAGATCCACCATGTTCTTAATCCCTTTAATCGGGTCGTAACAGTGGTCCAGTGCATTTCTTGAAAAAGCAAAATCAAAGGTTTCCCCTTCGTAAAGTTCATGGATTTTTTCCGCCTCGGAATTCTTTGTAATGACCGGAGGGGTAATGTTATGTTTTTTAAATAGTTTTTGATATAAATCCCCGTTCACATCCACGGCTTCGATATGAATAATGCGATCCTCCCAGTTATAGCCCAGTCTTGTAATCGGTCCCGCTCCCACGTCCAGAAGCTTCAGTTCCTTTTGATCCTTTGGAAGATACCCCCGCACATCTTTTCGAAGTTTCGCCTTGGAATTGAGTCTTTTATCCATTGACCCTTTATGCAGTTTCTTTTCAAAGAAATCCACACTTCCTTCTTTTTCCTTCGCCCACTCGTTGTATACGCCTTCGGAGTTTTCCAATTTATTTTTCTTAAGACTTTTGTAAACCTTTTGAACCGCTTTTTTTATGGGATTAACCATACTGACATCCCCCTCGTAATTAAGTATATTAGTCCTATACCCATGTTGATAATATTATAACACATATCCTATCGCACAAAGGGTAGCACAAAGGGGACGGAGGTACTTGAGTCATAGATACTCTAGGTATCAGCTGTTACCCTTCTCCCTCACTGCCCACTGCCCACTTCCCACTGCCCACCAATCTGACCACCAATCCGGCTGCTAAACCAGCAGTTGCCCGCAAGCCATCTGTTAAAGCACCAACCGGATCGGCTATACCCTTCTCCACTAGCCGAATCAATCACGAATACCATGCAATTTTGTGACATACTCCCACCACTTATAGAAGCGGGGGCTTCTCGTTCGAGTAGCCTACCGGCTACAGCATAAGCGAGCTAACCCCGTGTGCCCCACGGTTTCATGTAGAAGTTATGCCAATGTCATACGCATCCCTTCATTTTTGATGTTGATACTTGCATTATGATCCCGGTCTAAGGTGAGCCCGCAAGCTTCACAGTGGTATACCCGTTCCGAAAGGTGAAGTTCTGCTTTCTTTTCGCCGCAACCGCTGCAGAGTTTAGAGCTTGGGAACCATCTGTCAATTTTGATGACTGCTTTTCCCTGGTCCTTCAATTTGTAATCCAACATACTGACAAAGAGGCCAAACCCATTATCAGAAACACTTTTGCCAAAGTGAAGAGCCCCAGCCATCCCCTTCATATTCAGGTCTTCGATGCACACGCGATCAGCGGCATTGGTTATCTGCCGTGATAACTTGTGCAAAAAATCTTTCCGTTGATTTCGAACCTTTTCATGAAGCCTCGCCACTTTCATGCGCTGCTTATTTCGGTTTTGACTTCCCTTTTGGCATTTTGAAAGTTTTCGCTGTTCTTTCTGCAGCTTTGCCAGGGATTGATGATAAAATCTTGGGTACTCCGCAGGAATTCCTTCGGATGAGATGAAAAGCTCTTTCATTGAATAATCCAGTCCCAGAAACACCTTCGGCTCTACAACGGGGATCTCTTGCTCACAGTGATACAGCATGCTTGCGTAGTATTTCCCCGATGGTGTTTGGCTAATGGTTACGGATTTCAGTGTATAGTCTTCCGGGATTTGGCGGTGCTGCTTGATTTTTACCGCTTTAAGTTTTGGAAGTACCAGTACCCCGTTTTCTAAGCGGATATTTCCGTTTACCCGATTGGTGGTATAGCTTTTGTGATTCTTCTTTTTCGATTTGAATTTCGGGAACCCGATGGATTTGTCTCGAAAAAAATTAGCATAGGCTTTGTTTAAGTTTAACTGCGCATTGGCCAGCGCTAAGCTGTCCACTTCCCTCAGCCACTCAAATTCTTTTTTATACATGGCCGGGGTGTTATAGAGACTTTTTCCCGTGGATTTGTAGTGTTCGATTCGATCCGAAAGCATACGATTGTAGACAAAGCGAACACAGCCAAAAGTTTTGGCAATCAGGTTTCTTTGTTGAGCGTTTGGATAAATTCGAAATTTGAAGGCTCGGTTCATCCCTTTTCACCCTGGCTTTCCACATAGTTTTTTATGACTTCCAGCAGGGCTCCTCCGGTTGTATGCAAACAGTAACTTCTTGACCAGAAATGGTCCTTCCAAAGTTTACGACGGATGGCAGGATACTCTTTTTTCAAAAGTCTTGAACTAGCGCTTTTATAAGCGTTGATAAATTTCGATAGTTCACTGTTTGGATGCCCTCTGAAAAGAATTGAACATGGTCTTGATCATGATTCCATTAGTGCGATATTGTAGTTCGGTGCAATATAAGAAAAAAATTCTTTTGCTCGTTCTGAAACTTTCTCATCAAAGACTTTGCGTCGATATTTGCTGATCAATACCAGATGATAATTCATCAGAAACACTGAATGTTTGTTGCTGTCCAACTGCATCACTCTCACCTCGTTTAGGCTGAATCTACTGATTTATTTATACCCATTTTCCAAAGGCAAAACCACCGATTCATCTCCCACCTACGCGCTCACTTTGTGAGTAAGGAAGGCTAAGAGGAGGGAGACTTCTCGGCATTGCGGTTAAAATAATTCCCTAGTGGATTTTTTGCTAAACAGGGTATCAATTAGGAACACCAGGAATTTTTCGAAGGAAATCCCTACCCCCGATATCATTTTTCGTAGCTATTACTTCGTAGCTTTTACTTCGCAGCTTTTACTTCGTAGCTTTTACAATGGTAATTAAGCTCATAATATGTAAGCTATGAAAGATATCACATCACAAAAAGAGAGGAGAATTTTCAATGAAAATTGAAATGTGGTCTGATTATGTCTGTCCCTTCTGCTACATGGGAAAACGGCATCTAGACATCGCTTTACAGGAACTGCATCTTACGGATGAGGTGGACATAGAGTTTAAAAGCTATCAGCTAAACCCGGAGATCCCCGCTTATTCCGGCGAAGGGATGCAGGAACTGCTGTCAAAGAAATACAACCTTACCTTGGAGGAAGCCGAAAATAACCTCCGGGAGGTCCAAGAACGGGCGGAAAAAGTGGGGCTTTACTATGATTTTGAAGACATGAAACCCACCAACACCTTGGATGCCCATCGACTGACAAAGTATGCGAGAACTCTGGGAAAGGATCAGGCTCTGGCGGAAAAGATTTTTAAATCTTATTTTGAAAAGGGTGGCTTGATCAGTGATCACGATGAGCTCTTAACCTTATGCAAGGACGTGGGTATAGTGAAATCCCAAGCCTATGAGCTTCTGTCAGATCCGAATATCTATCAGGAGGAAGTCCGCCGGGATATGGCTCAGGCCGAGGAACTAAAGATCCAAAGCGTACCCTTCTTTCGGATCAATCAAGATTATGTGATTCCGGGCTCCGAGTCCATTGAAACCTTCGTCCTGATGCTTCAAAAGATCATCCGGGAGACTTCGTAAAAATCAATCATGAAGGAGGATGGGATCAGAAATGAGTGCATTCAGAAAGGAATATGAAAATCAACAGGGCAACCCCAACAAAAATACCAGCGCTAAGAACGATAAAAGCGATAAAAGCGCTAAGAACGATAAAAGCGCTAAGAACAAAAAGAATCCTGCGAAAACCTCGCCTCAAAGCCTTCAGTTTCATTACCGGATTCATGGTCGAGTGCAGGGAGTGAGCTTTCGCAATTGGTTAGAGGATCTGTCCCATGCCCTGGGGATCCATGGTTTTTGCAGAAACCGCTCCGATGGCACCGTGGAGGTTGTAGCTAAAGCGCCGACGTCGATTATGCTGGAAACATTGGAAAAAGAGCTTCACAAAGGGCCCTCTGCTGCTCGGGTCGATCGGGTGGAAAAGGATCCGTACCCCGAAGAAATCCCCGAAGGCTTTCGCATTTTGCCTAGTAAGTAGCGTTCATTTGCAAAGGGGCTTTCTTTTGCAAAGAGGCTTTCTTTTGCAAAGCAGCTTAGCTTTTGCAAATACAGTCGCAATTTACGGGTATGTTTTTGTTTAGCGTGGATCTCTTGCTGTTGCAAAAAAACCAGTAAAAAACATCTGTCCCTGAAAATCCGGGGCAGATGTTTTTTGATTCGAGATGCTTTTTGATGCAGGATGATTTTTGATTCGGGACGATTTTTGATGCAGGATGGTTTTTGATTCAGGACGATTTTTGGTACCTACTGTGGTACATCTAGCTGCTGGCTTTATTATCGGCGTTTTATTTGGGGCTGATCAATCCTCAGATTTTGATTCAACTCTCCATCTTTATCGAAGAGCTTCTCCAGGGTTACCCGGTAATCCGATGCCAGCCGCCCCATGGATTCATCTGCTTCTATCCAAATGTCGCTGTAATCTTGAGAGTCTAACCATTCACCTTCTTCCAAACCTTCTTCTTTTGGATCCGGTGATTCTCCGGGAATCCTCAGGCTCTCTCCTACAAAAACATGCTTTGGATTTTGTATGCGATTAGCAATCAGCAGGTCTTCCAAGGGGATTTCAAAGGCTTCTGCAATGCTTTGTAGGCTGTCTCCTGCTTGAACGTAATACGTTTGGTCCGGTTCCGGACCAGGGTCGGGGTCAGGATCCGGGTCGGGATCCGGGTCTGGATCGGGATCTGTTTCGACGCCTTCCGGCAGGTATAGTTCCTGCCCTTCGTTTATCACGTTTGGATCTTCCAGGTCAT
Coding sequences:
- a CDS encoding methyltransferase domain-containing protein, whose product is MVNPIKKAVQKVYKSLKKNKLENSEGVYNEWAKEKEGSVDFFEKKLHKGSMDKRLNSKAKLRKDVRGYLPKDQKELKLLDVGAGPITRLGYNWEDRIIHIEAVDVNGDLYQKLFKKHNITPPVITKNSEAEKIHELYEGETFDFAFSRNALDHCYDPIKGIKNMVDLIKPQRYAVLLHRRNEGLSQGYRGAHLWNFDVEQDQVIVYNPSKKYKLREELSGVEVQYKLEQTPKDEWIYVEIFKK
- a CDS encoding acylphosphatase, whose translation is MSAFRKEYENQQGNPNKNTSAKNDKSDKSAKNDKSAKNKKNPAKTSPQSLQFHYRIHGRVQGVSFRNWLEDLSHALGIHGFCRNRSDGTVEVVAKAPTSIMLETLEKELHKGPSAARVDRVEKDPYPEEIPEGFRILPSK
- a CDS encoding DsbA family oxidoreductase, with translation MKIEMWSDYVCPFCYMGKRHLDIALQELHLTDEVDIEFKSYQLNPEIPAYSGEGMQELLSKKYNLTLEEAENNLREVQERAEKVGLYYDFEDMKPTNTLDAHRLTKYARTLGKDQALAEKIFKSYFEKGGLISDHDELLTLCKDVGIVKSQAYELLSDPNIYQEEVRRDMAQAEELKIQSVPFFRINQDYVIPGSESIETFVLMLQKIIRETS
- a CDS encoding RNA-guided endonuclease TnpB family protein; amino-acid sequence: MNRAFKFRIYPNAQQRNLIAKTFGCVRFVYNRMLSDRIEHYKSTGKSLYNTPAMYKKEFEWLREVDSLALANAQLNLNKAYANFFRDKSIGFPKFKSKKKNHKSYTTNRVNGNIRLENGVLVLPKLKAVKIKQHRQIPEDYTLKSVTISQTPSGKYYASMLYHCEQEIPVVEPKVFLGLDYSMKELFISSEGIPAEYPRFYHQSLAKLQKEQRKLSKCQKGSQNRNKQRMKVARLHEKVRNQRKDFLHKLSRQITNAADRVCIEDLNMKGMAGALHFGKSVSDNGFGLFVSMLDYKLKDQGKAVIKIDRWFPSSKLCSGCGEKKAELHLSERVYHCEACGLTLDRDHNASINIKNEGMRMTLA